tcaaaatcattaagttagtagtcttgtttttacatatgtagttcattgttaatataattaatgatatgtttacttatcataatatcattttaactatatatataaccatatatatgtcatcatatagttttttttacaagttttaacgttcgtgaatcaccggtcaacttgggtggtcaattgtctatatgaaacctatttcaattaatcaagtcttaacaagtttgattgcttaacatgttggaaacatttaatcatgtaaacatcaatctcaattaatatatataaacatggaaaagttcgggtcactacatcagtcAGTCAGTCAGTCGTACGTTCCAAAAGTCAATCGTATGAGTCACCTCAACCGTACAACAATCACTCGTGTATCATCAATCACTCGTACAAAAATCAATCGACCGTATGAGACTCAAATCAAGTTCCTCTTCAATATTATGTGATCAACTTCAGTCGTACGAGTTGACTTTGAAGATTCCGATGAATAACAGATTTCTCCGGTGGACTTTGAAGATTCCGGTAAAAACTTCTGATTTTGCTTAAAATACCGATTTATCAGATGAAAATTGCAACGAAGATTTCTGCACTATTCTAGAACATCTAGAAATCGATTTGAGACTGAAAAACACAATCAATAACCAAATTTTGAAATCACAGTTGAAACCGCCAAACATGAACTCAAAAATTAAATGCTCAATTTCGATCGTTTCAGGTAGTGACTTCTTCATGAAAAACCTTCAAAATGATTATCCAAAGCTCCGTTGATTGTTTATAGTACCTGAAACGACTTATTTTTTGCGAATTGAAAAATTGACCAAAACCTTCAAAGTTTGACTTGAAAATCTGTGAAAATCTGGATGTTTTTAATGTAAATCGAATGATGTCGAAGCATAAGTGAGTGATTAGGAACCTATAATAGCTATTAATTACAACTCATTAGCTTCAAATCGTTCAGTCAACCGATtaggtcaaaattggtcaaagacGAGGAACAGTGATGAACTTTGCAGATCAAACACGAATTTGAATATCTGGATCGTGAACTTGTTGTTcttctgctctgataccacatgaaaggtTAGAATTCGTCAATTCGTGCTTGTTTGATCTTGTATGTAATGTATGCGTGTGTTTTTATATATAACAGATTGGTTAGTGTAATGGTTAGGGTAATTGTGAAGGCTTAGCCTAAAATCTAAGCTAGAAAAGAGTATTTATACTCCCTTAAGACTAGAACAAATTACATCTATTTTTTTAGCCTAACAGTTTTCTTGTAGTAAGAGAGACAATTAAAGTAGGATAATTACtctttgttatatgtatttttggcGGATCGAGTTATTATAACTTTATAAGTATACGTTGCTTAAATATCAACAAGTCGTTTCAAATTCATGGGAACCATACACTCGTGTGTTCCATTGTATATGATGTCTGCAATTATGCTGGCAACTGCTTCTGTTGGATGAATAAAATCCCAATAAACATGATTTTTTCTATTCGAGCAACAGTTTGATGTTGGAATACACGGTGCATCCGCTTTTAATTTCCCAAGTCCACAACACGCGTCTCTTATATTAGTAAACCCTACAATTAAACAAATGTGCATCGTGATTAGTTCATAACATTGTTCCAATTTTTGTATTTGTAGCATAAAAAATAAAGCTAGGTAAAAAATAATGCTTATAAATACGTACCATATTTATCGTCTTGACGGAACATATCCATGGCACCATATAAATCAAAGTAGGCAAAACTCAAGCCAAATAATTCTGACTTCACTCGTTGTAGCATAATCTTCAAACCATCATTATATTTGCTACACCAATAATTTGTTTTGACATTGCATTCCCCTGTTTTGGTTGTCTTTCGTTGCACCGGGTAACAACCTACGGCCGCAGATCCGGCCACCAATATTTTTCTCGCACCCAATCCATACAACGTCTACATTAATTTCATACAATCATAAAAAGTAAACCAAAATAGTTTAGAACAATTGTTatcaactttattattattaatttgttaccAAATTATTGCCAAAATGAGCACCTTTAGTAAGCTTTTATAGGTAGACAGTAAGCGTTCGATATACTGTTGTGGTGTGTAAACGTTGGAGATCGAGGAATTGGCTGAGAAATAGTCCTGCAGATCGTTGCTTCCGATAAATATTGCGAAAATTGATTTCAGTAGGTGCATTTTGGCAGTTGATGGTCCCATTTGTTGGACTAGTTTGTCATGGACCAAACAGTAGTAGTCAACCTGTCGTGCTAGTGGTATATATTGTACCTGTTATTCTGTTAATAAGTTATAAGttcagttttattttattttatttttataacttactGATAAGTGATAAAACCGGATCTGTTGGGACTTGGGAGCGAACAACGTCAAACTAAAGTTTAGTTACGACTTACGCGTTCGATACCATATATTTTCAACTGTAATCTATTTCTCTCTTTTACTGCCAAAATTTATTCTTTCATATATTCTCATATTAGTTCGTCTCAATCTTTATACTTTTACCAACACTAATATATTTTTAAGAAAAAATATATGCCTAAATAAGAAGAAAAATGACATTTTGATTTTAGAAATAAAGAATAAATATCTGTAACTTACTAAATACTGCATGTAAGACATCACATTTATTTTGAGACCGTGTTTAATTGAATCTGTTGGGTCAATCTTACGCGTCCTAAAGTATCACAAGTGTATCTTTAGTTTCGACAATTGCTTTCCTTTACATCTTAAGATTTTAGGATTAATTAATCTTACGTATTTTTGACCGGTTTCGTTTAGTATGCCTGAACCTCCAGATGCAAAGCTGACTCCAGTGATTGGCAGTGTCGCTCCATTGATCAATGATAAATACGGTGGTGAAGTTTCTAACCCCATTTTTTTTGGCTGCaagcaaaataataataataataataataataataataataataataataataataataataataataataataataataataataataataataataataataataataataataatttaatacggagtaatacaataataataataatttaatacggagtaatacaataataataataataataataataataataataataataataataataataataataataataataataataataataataataataataataataataaacatgacGTTATAGTACCAATAAAGTCAGCAATATTTTGGCCATTGCTGAATCTTCCCGTAAATTTTCGACCAGGGTAATCGACGCCATTGTGAGGAAAATTTGCTCTAGCAAGTGAATGTGGCAAATAATTATTATTTCCGACATCAACATACGATGCTCCGAGCATATAAAGTGCAGGTACAGCCGCATGAGCATTACACACATCAAGTCTTAACGTTGTAGCTACTAACATCATAACACACAAAAACACCGTCACCTTAGCAACAATAGCATTGATGAAAGTATAAGTAATGGCCATGATCTATGTTTGTGTGTTTTTTGTTCATGTAGAAAGGTTAAGAAATGGGTTTATATATAAATGGGTAGAGAAAGAGAAAGTGTTGGAGAACCATAAAATTAAATGGTTGCATTT
The window above is part of the Rutidosis leptorrhynchoides isolate AG116_Rl617_1_P2 chromosome 1, CSIRO_AGI_Rlap_v1, whole genome shotgun sequence genome. Proteins encoded here:
- the LOC139885941 gene encoding GDSL esterase/lipase At5g55050-like is translated as MGLETSPPYLSLINGATLPITGVSFASGGSGILNETGQKYVQYIPLARQVDYYCLVHDKLVQQMGPSTAKMHLLKSIFAIFIGSNDLQDYFSANSSISNVYTPQQYIERLLSTYKSLLKTLYGLGARKILVAGSAAVGCYPVQRKTTKTGECNVKTNYWCSKYNDGLKIMLQRVKSELFGLSFAYFDLYGAMDMFRQDDKYGFTNIRDACCGLGKLKADAPCIPTSNCCSNRKNHVYWDFIHPTEAVASIIADIIYNGTHECMVPMNLKRLVDI